The following coding sequences are from one Pocillopora verrucosa isolate sample1 chromosome 5, ASM3666991v2, whole genome shotgun sequence window:
- the LOC131780433 gene encoding uncharacterized protein, with amino-acid sequence MAAATPSSLASSVEKTNGAKLSRLLIDGGTAVLRKCFDTFHPPTKLAAGLSSHYTTLHTLFKKKVLRLAQWYQLFPPSGDPPDSKEFDITLLFLLLTNMCGLTPPSLGWHAMPPISDTSFEANLARVKFFRNELYGHVSTTGVEMSVFLSLWPKIRAVLVDLGFDQVEIDRLEAEHSGEEDYIDLLREWSESEEDTWSQLRDIRNFQIQMHEDVADLRQNQKEDQKTLEDTKSKLEKLSHCQAKTLEAVEEMQVGIEEFKQVAEYEKKKREDHWEVEALKNLAKVDFRGDIEYHAQRFQEGTREWIFRQMDEWLDDKSSENRVMVISGNAGMGKSVISAVACKRMQKAGRLSGSHFCQHNKVRYRNPQLMLQSLACHLTHTLPEYKEALVEKLSRNLGVPLNSMGVEELFALLLKEPLNAVKDPGRNILMVIDGLDESEYQGRNELLDVVGKHFFKLPKWIRFLVTARPEINITESLKHLQPIHLNQKQEENLSDIKRFFQLRLGKQLEQEHKNVLLDKLVQRTEGIFLFAYFLSAALEENASPITVEEVESRLPSGISSVYLDHFKRLEKELCKELKIEEEQVLHFLCALAASREPLPLALASRILQPTGNCSTARRKVNEIIACISSLLPICHDRVHFIHKSVKDWLTNTSSYGQHEFIVDEKEGHQILFDLCTAELDKIKDKKLLDSHFNDAEQYALQHGVQHMTELDGLGDHSTTYNVDHLVKSYVIDLELIFRRLCVNSVVPSDDLQRVQRNVDLASLQEGTYSLLSSLSKALRKHSYLLKDHPQALFQILVNEGSPELSLGAAAILENKLPHALYMKYLDKEEEQEVVQGRFYCSGTVACFDVSPEMDYMVCECQDGTIHLWSLHTGNEEWKRPSLFAKEFTALSRWGSSSHDEGAYRWVQSGLTFYRSVVFDASGKYVLPGCLRNVYTLGGESYELFPKSDCVFSNCAFSRNRRKFLTDSSNDPKKISLWNIDDGAELCCMLLDENVACLAISPDGSVLTAADITGRVYIRHCDTLQGWKFKYVPCGLMHLAFDGNYIFAFGSLGFVLAEIGSHISYAWVWNGEHDYQLFSLRSEDQLSSSTGVSSLSFQRGKFLLWPSDSSTLDLTDFYEENAGTCLVQSVSRIFPDLKAGFYTRLSDNSILAGSPSFNYVALVDVSHPDCSFKSPAVNEVMLSPEGDTLYSICSDERSCEVTVLRLSNREILMPKRSFAFPSLFFVPMKEGVLLCMGNGVPELWNFELTRCIRPLSKLSGYEKLTLISQELIACQSQDHSFEGTDIPDVVVYYPPEETTFFLMSLKGSSNPVKLYLRGSTTFKLLKVDIFNVTSGEFIYSGKTKVICEENIEFVYFNVRGDFLVCTCEEIDDDLFDIIELKIWLRKNDSQKNSWERKSRKYFEEPFWPRLIISPKEEFVVTWGSLDAGRGLHILDARCGETRHNLLKNRVDIVDCKFACDDESLLCCTSDNFLRLFQVRTGDLLCVLDIKERPFSLGVCAREDLIAVGLSSGRLKFIRVELPRRKESERKGSLTKTKWK; translated from the exons ATGGCAGCTGCCACACCTTCATCACTTGCCAGTTCTGTAGAGAAGACGAATGGAGCCAAGCTCAGCAGACTTCTTATTGATGGCGGTACAGCGGTTTTGAGGAAATGCTTCGATACCTTTCACCCCCCTACCAAACTAGCTGCTGGTCTCAGTTCTCACTACACAACACTGCAcactcttttcaagaaaaaggttCTGCGTTTAGCCCAGTGGTACCAACTTTTCCCACCTAGTGGGGATCCACCTGATTCTAAAGAATTTGATATCACTCTCCTGTTTCTCCTTTTGACCAACATGTGTGGCCTCACCCCTCCATCCTTAGGATGGCACGCGATGCCACCTATTAGTGACACCTCTTTCGAGGCTAACCTTGCTCGAGTGAAGTTTTTCCGCAATGAGTTGTATGGCCACGTGTCCACCACTGGCGTTGAAATGTCAGTGTTTTTGTCCCTGTGGCCGAAAATTCGCGCAGTCCTTGTTGATCTTGGGTTTGACCAGGTAGAAATAGATAGATTAGAAGCCGAACATAGTGGAGAGGAAGACTATATTGACTTGTTACGTGAGTGGTCTGAGAGTGAAGAAGATACGTGGTCACAGCTGAGGGATATACGGAATTTCCAGATACAGATGCACGAAGACGTTGCAGATCTACGTCAAAACCAAAAAGAAGACCAGAAAACACTTGAGGATACCAAGTCtaaattggagaaattgtcCCACTGCCAGGCAAAAACTCTTGAGGCTGTTGAAGAAATGCAAGTAGGAATCGAAGAATTTAAACAGGTAGCTGAGTacgaaaagaagaagagagaagatCATTGGGAAGTTGAGGCCCTTAAAAACCTAGCGAAGGTCGACTTCCGAGGGGATATTGAATATCATGCGCAAAGATTCCAGGAAGGAACCCGTGAGTGGATCTTCCGACAGATGGATGAATGGTTAGACGACAAAAGCTCTGAAAATCGAGTAATGGTCATCAGTGGCAATGCTGGCATGGGAAAGTCAGTTATCTCCGCTGTTGCGTGTAAGAGAATGCAAAAAGCTGGTCGACTGTCAGGGAGCCACTTCTGTCAGCACAACAAAGTGCGCTATCGAAATCCACAGCTGATGCTTCAATCCTTGGCCTGTCATTTGACGCACACCTTACCCGAGTACAAGGAAGCTCTCGTGGAAAAACTATCAAGGAATCTGGGGGTACCACTCAACAGCATGGGTGTCGAAGAGCTCTTTGCTCTGCTTTTGAAGGAACCTCTTAATGCTGTTAAAGATCCAGGAAGAAACATCTTAATGGTAATAGATGGCTTGGACGAAAGTGAATATCAAGGACGCAACGAGCTTCTCGATGTCGTTGGCAAGCATTTTTTTAAGCTCCCAAAATGGATTCGATTTCTCGTGACAGCCCGACCAGAAATAAACATTACGGAGAGCCTGAAGCATCTGCAACCCATACACCTGAACCAAAAACAGGAAGAGAACTTAAGCGACATCAAACGTTTCTTTCAACTACGTCTGGGAAAGCAACTTGAGCAAGAACATAAGAATGTGCTCTTGGACAAACTGGTTCAAAGGACTGAGGGTATTTTCctatttgcatattttcttaGTGCTGCACTCGAAGAGAATGCCTCGCCAATTACCGTCGAGGAGGTGGAGAGCAGATTGCCTTCGGGTATTTCATCCGTTTATCTTGATCATTTTAAACGGTTAGAAAAGGAACTTTGCAAAGAGTTAAAGATTGAAGAAGAACAAGTGTTACATTTCCTATGCGCCCTAGCCGCTTCCAGAGAGCCTCTACCATTGGCCTTGGCCTCCAGAATACTACAACCTACTGGGAACTGTTCCACTGCCAGACGAAAGGTAAATGAAATAATCGCCTGTATCTCTTCTCTTTTGCCAATCTGCCACGATCGAGTTCACTTCATCCATAAGTCCGTGAAAGATTGGTTAACAAATACGTCGTCGTATGGTCAGCATGAATTCATCGTGGACGAGAAGGAAGGGCATCAGATCCTCTTCGACCTTTGCACTGCTGAGcttgacaaaattaaagacaaGAAGCTTCTTGATTCCCATTTCAACGACGCTGAACAGTACGCATTGCAACATGGTGTCCAGCATATGACCGAGCTGGATGGACTGGGTGATCATTCAACTACCTACAACGTAGATCACCTGGTAAAATCCTATGTCATAGATTTAGAACTCATTTTTCGCAGACTTTGTGTGAACAGCGTGGTTCCTTCAGATGATCTCCAACGTGTTCAAAGGAACGTCGACCTCGCCTCACTGCAAGAGGGAACTTATTCTTTGTTAAGCTCTCTGTCAAAAGCCCTTCGAAAACATTCCTATCTGTTGAAGGACCACCCACaagctttgtttcaaattttggtCAACGAGGGCTCCCCCGAGCTATCTCTTGGAGCAGCAGCAATCCTTGAAAACAAGCTTCCTCATGCCTTGTACATGAAATACCTAgacaaagaagaagaacaagaagtaGTGCAAGGTCGATTTTATTGTTCAGGTACTGTGGCATGCTTTGATGTTTCACCCGAAATGGATTATATGGTGTGTGAATGCCAAGATGGAACAATTCACCTGTGGTCTCTTCACACAGGGAATGAAGAATGGAAGAGACCATCCTTATTTGCGAAAGAATTCACGGCCTTATCTCGTTGGGGTAGTTCCTCGCACGATGAAGGAGCATATCGTTGGGTGCAATCTGGTTTGACTTTTTATCGATCAGTAGTTTTTGATGCTAGTGGAAAATATGTCTTACCAGGATGCTTGCGAAATGTGTACACCCTAGGTGGAGAGTCCTATGAGCTTTTTCCGAAAAGTGATTGtgttttttcaaattgtgcGTTTTCTAGAAACAGgagaaaatttttaactgaCAGTAGTAATGATCCCAAAAAAATCTCTCTGTGGAACATAGACGATGGCGCCGAATTATGCTGCATGCTTTTGGATGAAAACGTTGCATGTCTCGCTATTTCCCCAGATGGGTCAGTCCTCACAGCTGCAGATATTACTGGACGCGTGTACATTCGTCATTGCGACACATTGCAAGGATGGAAGTTCAAATATGTTCCATGTGGACTAATGCACCTTGCCTTCGATGGTAATTACATATTCGCTTTTGGTTCTCTAGGTTTTGTGCTCGCAGAAATTGGATCTCATATTTCATACGCTTGGGTTTGGAATGGCGAACATGATTACCAACTGTTCTCCCTCAGAAGTGAAGATCAACTCTCTTCCTCGACAGGTGTCTCATCGCTCTCATTTCAGCGAGGCAAATTTCTGTTATGGCCAAGTGATTCAAGTACTTTAGATTTAACTGATTTTTACGAGGAAAATGCGGGGACTTGTCTGGTGCAGAGTGTAAGCCGTATTTTTCCAGATTTAAAAGCAGGATTTTACACAAGGCTATCAGACAATTCAATACTGGCGGGTAGCCCATCTTTCAACTACGTCGCCTTGGTGGACGTCAGTCATCCAGATTGTTCCTTTAAAAGCCCAGCAGTCAATGAGGTGATGCTTTCACCTGAGGGAGATACTCTGTACTCCATTTGTTCGGATGAGAGGTCTTGTGAAGTGACCGTTTTAAGATTGTCGAATCGAGAAATTTTGATGCCGAAGAGGTCTTTTGCTTTTCCGTCTCTATTTTTTGTGCCTATGAAGGAAGGTGTTTTACTATGTATGGGGAATGGAGTACCAGAGCTGTGGAATTTCGAATTAACGAGATGCATACGACCTCTTTCCAAACTGAGTGGTTATGAAAAGCTTACTCTTATATCACAGGAACTGATAGCCTGTCAAAGTCAAGACCATTCATTTGAAGGAACAGATATACCGGATGTGGTAGTTTATTATCCACCAGAGgagacaacattttttttaatgtcattaaAAGGGTCATCTAATCCAGTTAAATTATATCTGAGAGGCTCAACCACCTTTAAATTGCTCAAAGTAGACATCTTCAACGTCACCAGTGGGGAGTTTATTTATTCTGggaaaacaaaagttatttgcgaagaaaatattgaatttgTTTACTTCAATGTTCGGGGTGACTTTCTTGTCTGCACTTGTGAGGAAATAGACGATGACTTGTTTGACATAATAGAGTTGAAAATTTGGTTGAGAAAGAACGACTCCCAGAAAAATTCGTGGGAAAGAAAGAGTAGAAAGTATTTTGAAGAACCGTTTTGGCCCCGGCTTATTATTTCGCCCAAAGAAGAGTTTGTTGTGACTTGGGGTTCCCTCGATGCAGGTCGTGGATTACATATCCTCGATGCCAGATGCGGTGAAACGAGGCACAATTTGCTGAAAAACCGCGTTGACATCGTCGACTGCAAATTTGCTTGTGACGACGAGTCTTTGCTTTGCTGCACTAGCGACAACTTCCTTCGATTGTTTCAAGTAAGAACCGGTGACTTGCTCTGCGTGCTCGACATAAAGGAGAGACCGTTCAGTTTGGGGGTCTGCGCACGTGAAGATCTAATAGCCGTTGGTTTGTCGTCGGGTAGATTAAAATTCATCCGCGTGGAGCTACCGAGGAGAAAAGAATCAGAACGTAAAG GCTCACTGACCAAAACCAAATGGAAGTGA